A window of Pseudoliparis swirei isolate HS2019 ecotype Mariana Trench chromosome 2, NWPU_hadal_v1, whole genome shotgun sequence genomic DNA:
AGTCTTTCGCATGACATACAATGTCTACAAATGTCTTTCCCTGAACACACAGCGGTAACGGTGGCGTGCAGCCAGACGGCATATTCTAAACCATGAAGCGGCGTTGTCTTTGTTATTTGTCAGAACACGAGGAAAAGGAACAAAACCCGTCGCTCTGGCAAACGCTCCGTTTCCGTTAGCCATTCAGTGCGCTCGGTGAAATGAGATTATCAAATTGCAAACAGCGCAGAGTAAATATTCCAATAAATCACCGTTATCTGCAACTGTGTCACTAGAGGCCGCAGCCCCTGTGACACCGCCCGCGACCTCTcacggggatgtgtgtgtgtgtgtgtgtgtgtgtgtgtgtgtgtgctgctgcttgTTTGTGCACGTGCTGACTTGGCAGACTGTGTGCGTCAGCATGAGCGCttcatggttgtgtgtgtgttttcaggtgtTGTACAACATGTTCAACTTTGTGGCGGAGATGCCGGTGGTGGAGCCGGTGGACGTTTTCCTCGGCGTGGCGCGGTTCTTCGTGGTCGGGCTCGGCGGGATGGGCTTCGGCATCCTGTTCGGCTTCACGGCCGCCTTCACCACGCGGTTCACCTCCAGGGTCCGAGAGATCGAGCCGCTTTTCATCTTCATGTACAGCTACCTGGCATATCTGGTGGCGGAGCTCTTCTCCATCTCATCCATCATGGCGTGAGTAGAtctcaacagcccccccccccccctgttgaaatattattaaaatattgcTGCAAGAATTCTGCAAAAAAACATTGCAGCTTCATGTTTTCTCTTTAGCATTGTGACCTGCGCTCTCACCATGAAGTACTACGTGGAAGAAAACGTGTCCCAGCGTTCCTGCACAACCATCCGCCACGTGGTCAAGATGCTCGGCTCCATCTCCGAGaccctcatcttcttctttctggGGGTCGTCACCATAACGACCGAACATGAGTGGAACTGGGGCTACATCCTGTTCACGTTGCTGTTTGCGTTCGTCTGGAGGGGTCTGGGTAAGGAGAGGCTCCGTGGGTCTGGCTGCATGATTTAAAGGGGCCCCGTGGAGGCTTTGACCCCTGGTCGTGCTACGAAGCAGTGTTACCAGTGGGTCCCTGTTTAGTTTGTGTCACGCACATGTATGTGCacgtgcatgtgcacacactttGATTGGCTTCATTGCAATATAGGcagggaagaagaagactgcAAACAAGCAACAgcatatatttttaatgatataggatttttaaaaaaattttttgcttTGCAAATGTATTATGAGGGTAACAATGCGGTAAACTGCGTTTACAGGCATTGCAGATACACACAATGCATTTGAGTGAATAACACTGAATGTAAACAGGACATTTGTTGGTGAACACGAGAACTCCACCGGCACATGTTTACCTTTGGTGTTGGCAGCTATGAGCTAGAGGTCGGCTGGAATATCAAAACACTGAATCCAACTTGAGCACCCATTTAAAATAACTAAATGAATGTTTTGACTGAACCTCGCCTCATGCAACAGATTAGATGCTAGAGAGGACAGCAAAATAGGTTTTTTTCACTGTCGCCATACgttgtttatgtattttgtatatttCGTGAAACAAGCTACAAACACAACATCGATATAGCGTCGGTAAATGAGTCGCTGCAGATTTCAACCCAAAGTAACTGACACTGCTCTTCCTCCCGTCACAGGTGTCTTGGTGCTGACTCAGATCATTAACCCTTTCCGCACCATCCCATTCAACATGAAAGATCAATTCGGTCTGGCCTACGGTGGCCTACGAGGTGCCATTTCATTCGCCTTGGCCTTCACACTTCCCGAGAACATCGGCCGCAAGCAGCTCTTCATAACGGCCACCATTGCTGTCATCCTCTTCACCGTCTTTCTCCAGGTGAGAGGGGGACTGGGGGATTATACTCGAGACATTTTACGATGTTTTCTGCGAATCATTTATCTTCTCAACTTAAGCACGGTATagatgtgtgttttgtgtctgtgtgagtcctAATTGAATCAAATGGTCTCAGTGGCCTGTTGTTTTCTGTCAAGCTTGAAACACAACACAGGATTTAATGTCTAGACAAGATTTATTTCACTATCAAGTATTTTCTCTGTATTTTGGATATAATGATCTTGCACTGTAACTCAATTTCGGACTAATTTCTTAAACTAAATGAGATTTAACAGGTATTTTTGCTGCTGCCGCATGGAGCCTTGATGCTGTCATCTTTTAGTTTATTTACTGCCCTATCTTTTGACAGTCAGGTGGGATTTTAAAAGTCCtcttaatatatttttccgtgaccttttccctttctcctcccAGGGCATCAGCATCCGACCTTTGATTGAGTTCATCAACGTCCGCCGAACCAACCGCAATCTTGACACCATCAATGTGGAGGTCCACTGCAGGGTACGCGGCAGATTGTGACCGTTGTcaaggtgtttttttaatgaatttgcGCACAGTGTTAACGGGTTTCATTATGCTCTCAGCTCATGGAGCACACCATGGCTGGCATAGAAGACCTCTGTGGGCAGTGGAGCCACTTCTACTGGAAGGACAAGTAAGAACTGTGTTGTGCTCCTTCTGCTCAAAAAGAAACGGTATTCATTTCAATATATTGTGAACGGCCACACAAGTATTTATAGTACTCGTTTAAAGAGGAAGAATCTTCTGTGAAACTGTAAGTTTCACAGAAGATTCTTCCTCTTGGTTTAAATTTACCTGctctgtttcctcctcaggTGTTTTGTTTGACGACGCTATTGTTCCCTCCCAGACTGTGTGGGAATGTCGACAGCTAATCACACTTTGGTGTCGGATTCAGCTTCCGCCCTCATCTTCTTAAAAGCTCTGACgtgttttactttacttttatttttggtGCATCGTAGTTTCCTGCTTTAACTAAAAACTTACTATTTCTTTAATTGACACAATTTAgagtttaaaagttttttttttatatatacgatATTCTTCATATACTGTACACATGGTTAGTATACCACTGTGTTATTGAAATGCATACAGGATacaatatatattgtgtatgaaGTAATCATACAGGATATATACTCTTGCATGAAATCTGCATTAGAAGGCCATAGTCATGTGGTGtgaccaaaatatatatatatatatagtatattaacATCTTTATTGGGTGAACAGTGGAGTCTTTTTACACACAGCCTTTAATTTTAAGAAGGATTCAGCAGGACGGTGATCCTAATCAGTCAGATGTTCCTGTACGATCAGTCACATGGCCTCAATCCCAATGATCATGCGTTTAATCTGAAGACCACGCTGAATGCAAAAAGGCCCCTGAAAGAAACTCAAAGTTGAGATTGCATAAACGAAGAAGATAGTGAGCGTCTGCTGATGGCCGCTGGTCAAAGATGTGCAATTGAAAGAGTACATTAAAATCCCATGCCGTGTCACAGCAGCAGAATAGCAAGAACATATGCCTGGTATCGATGAATCGTTATTTAAAGACCAGCATAAAAATCTTTACTATCCACAAaattaagcacgaaaggtgaaATGGCACATACAACTGTACAATTATTACAAAAACATAGTCCTAAATAAATGAAGGTAACGGAGTTGCAATATAAATTCCCAAACCATAAAGTTGTTCTTTCTCCATCATAGTTCGCTGTGACAGATAGACGTCCATCCTCATCAATTGAAATTCCTTTTCTTTCTATATCAGGTTTATGAAGTTCAACAATCGGATCCTGCGGAAGATCCTGATCCGAGACAACCGGGCCGAGTCCAGTATCGTGGCGCTGTACAAGAAGCTGGAACTGCAGAGCGCCATGGAGATCCTGGACACCGTGTCGGGAGACATCAGCGCCGCTCCGTCCGTTGTGTGTCTCTCGTACGAAGCCTCCATCACGTCTCTCTGGCGGGAATGCCACCTCCGTGTCGTCTCCACACATCAAACatcctttttgtttctttgtgtctgtCCTGCAGTGAGGACAAGAAGGGCTCGGCTAAACCGAGGAAGAAGTTCCTGGCTCCCGATCTCAAGAGCATGCATGAGATCCTGTCCAAGAACATGTACAAGATCAGGCAGCGGGTGAGTCATTCAATGGTCTGTCAGGATGACCGTCATGTGCACACATTTAACTACACATGTCAGTACACTAGATATTTGTACTTtacttgaatatatatatatatacacacacatatatgcatatatatatatatatatagcaagtTTTCCTAAGTTGCATTATTGCAGTAAATCATCTTGTGGTAACACTTTGCTCCAAAAGGCTCTGGTTGAATGCTTGAAGGCAGAAAGCTACCACCAGTTCTGTAAACCAGGGCAtttgcatgttgttgttgttgtgaacgtTCAGCTGCTCACACGGTACCCGCAGCAGCGTTTGGCTCACATTGATCAACGACCACAGCCTCCCATGTGCTCAGCCTCCCATGTGCTCAGCCTCCCATGTGCTCAGCCTCCCATGTGCTCAGCCTCCCATGTGCTCAGCCTCCCATGTGCTCAGCCTCCCATGTGCTCAGCCTCCCATGTGCTCCTCCACCGAGCTGAACATGTTCCACATACAGTAGTCGTGTTATCCTCTTTGTTTCATTTACATGAAAAAGTCAATAACGCACCAAATTTCTTTAATCTGAAACTCTGTGATGACTGTTTGTGAGACACATTTGTCCGTCGTCAGGTTTCGTCTCACTTAGACAAACTCCTGCGACGCCTTCCTCACACACAGCGGTGTGTTTGGCGCTGAAGCCCTGAGCCGCTTTGCTTAGACACACACTGCGGCGGGCAGGACGACACCCAGAGACGCTTCAACGGGGCGGGAATCGGGAGCGTGTGCTTCTGATCTTGTCTCGGTGTCTTCAGAGCCCCTCTTGTTCACTCTTTTCAGTTCTGTCTCACACGCAAGTGTGTCCCTTTTAAAAACTTGCATCATGTTgcaatttaaaatgtgtatttgtttgacACACATTATTAGATTCAAATTCAAATCGTAATGTCAATGGAACAAACAGTGTGTTGGATTGTCTCCTACTCTGTCAGGTCGTGTTGACCTCTTGTGAGATGGACGGGAGCATCGACTTAAGACGGTTCTCTAAagaacagtggttctcaaatgggtgTACGTGGAGTGGCATCACATACTCCAGGGTTACAtgagatttcaaaaatatatacttaaaaTTAGCCTCCATTCCAAAATCctttgaaaaaatatttttttaataaatattcaataccaTATAAGTGTAAGTCCATGAactaaattgaatatatattctatattaaatcagacactggtgGCTCAGCGCTGTGTTGCATTTGTTTTTCCAACCAAGAACAAAGGTTGAGAACTACGACTCCGAAGCACAGTGGCAAACTGTTAGAGCTAAAACAAACACTTCAAACACTCTAACTAATAGGCGGCGGTCAGAAAGCTCGATGTTGAGATGTGGACAAAGCGTCGTGTGGCAGGTCGAAAATACCAAACGGAGACGTTCAGACGGGTGCGGCCACTTTGGGACGAGTCGTCCGAGCTGTAAAGAATGCCGACTCCTCTGGGAGCATTTTAACAGTCCATCGGTTTGTTAGCTGAAGTGACCTTTTACGAGGAAAAGCTTGTAAATGCATGGCGACGTCCATCATGGTCCAATCTGTGAGCAGAAAGCAGTTGATCGgctgtgtaataataataattatgtatCTTGTaccctttttgttttcttcaacCAGACGGTGGCGTACACAACTAAGCACGCGCTGCCCAACGAAAGCCAGTCCAGAGAGATATTGATACGACGCCACGCCAGCATCCGCCGCAGCATCCGCCCGGGCAGCTTTCAGTCCTCGGTGAGCAGCCGGCGCTCTCGCTGCGGCCGGCGCTGACTCGAGGCTACTCGGTGCTGCGTTATGAGCCAGGAACACCACGTTCTCATCCCTCGTTCATccttctcccttttctctctctttccattctGCTTTTTTTATTCCCATGTTGTTACCAGACGCCATCCAAATCCCACAAATACTTCTCTCTTCCTGCTGGGAAAAATCTGGACTCAAAATTCCCCCCTGTGAGGCAGAGCGATACAGGTAAGCATCTGAAAATACTTTTAATAACCACTTAACATCCATTTGTTCACTCTCATTTAAGGCCTCTTTAGTAGTTTTAGGGTTGGAATAATCATCTTCACTggttatgtttttctttttctcagaaAATAGAACTTGATCATGTGTCGTTTTGCTTACCTGCTGGTATATGAATAAGTATATGATGATTAGAGTGAAATATTAcaagacttttcttttttgcccAGCTAGAGGGCTGGCTATTGGGATTGACAATCACGAACATTCATATCCCTCTACAAGATGAATTTAGAATAAATGACTAAATATCAGCTAAACCAATGACATTCCCATGAGCCTCAGCTGTACTGTTACCAATGTTTGGCTGCACCACATCGTCATGGTTATGACCCACCAGCCGCTCAATTAGGTTTACTATTGAGGTACATGTCAGTACCCACATTAATTTACTCAATTCCGGTTAATTACATGTGTGTTAGCCTATAAAATTCACTTCATGATTTCTTTATACTTGTCCCAGATGATCAGGAAACGATGTCGGAGGCGGCCTACCCCTCCAGGCACTCTCGGTCCGTCCAGCCCgtacgctcctcctcctcctccagagccatGATGCCTCTCCGCAGGCTGGACACCCTGACAGAGGTGCACTCTGTCGACATGGTGGACGAGAGCTCGGGGCAGGACCGGGGCAGGCCGGGGCGTGGCACGTCCAGGACAAACTCCGCCTCCGGCGATCCCCAGATTCCTGTTCGCCACCGGCACGGCGACAACGAAAGTGGCTCGGCCGATCGCTCGGCGGAAGAGGAGCAGCGGCCTTCGCTCGCACCTCCCAGCTGGGCCGTGGAACCCCGAGACGAGGCAGCCCGGAACCCTCTGCTCCGACGGCCGCAGTGGAACTCCAAGGTGTGAACGTGGCCTTTCAAGAGAATTTGGACACTCCGGTGTGTTCATACCACCCAAGGACCAAATAAAGGACCACTGGAGGGCCATTAAGTTCCCCCAAAGTGGACAGTAGTCGGAGGCGTCGGCCACACCAGAAGCCCAGTGCACGATAGTGAAGCGCCTGAAGATGAACGGTCAGTCGTGACTCTTTCTGCAAATCATATCCGTGCCGTTATTTCACATCAACATGAATTTCAATACTTTATCTTTTTGTAGAGTTTTTAAAACTATgtaatttaaattattttatttgtagtcTCCCTTTTTTGTActttgttgcctattttgtgtgtGACAGTTGTACAATGGAGGATACaagatgtatttttatatataagcCATATTAGTTTAACATGAGGAACTATTGCTGTGCAGTACAAAGTACTCTTGGGACGAACTGGAGGTCTTTTTTTATGTCCGTTGCACTGATGGACCAAATATTGTATTCTTTCTGTAATAAATGTTCTATGTTGGAAGCTGATTTCAAGAATTCTCAATCACAccatggacacaagtttctaaATATGAAAGTGAAGGCACTGCCTTTAGAGGAAAAGGGAAGTAAGTTCAGTCTATAAGAGTTAAATGAAACATCCATGTGTCATTTACAGCTCAAGACTCGCATACAAATGTTATTTCTTGTGATTTTGGCATGAATCTGGCATGTTCTTTACGGATTAACTGATAATCAATACAAGTCTCACTCTGAACCAGGGGGAATTTGGGctttcaaaaaaaaatatataatgcagTTTATACTGTTATACAGACGGATCATTTAAACGTGATGCAAAAAGCCATTCAGATTAGGATGCATGATCAGAAGAATATTGATATATTTCTACTTCATGGACAGAGGATGATGTCAGGTATATTAAGACAGACAATGTGTCAAAAATAATCTGTAATGTGTTTCGGACATGACGACTTGTAAAAATATTCTAGTAACCAAATGTATAAGTATGAGCCTAAAAATCGgtcccctttttaaaacaaaaattacaaatatgaTTAAACAAACATCctaagaaaaataaacatttctaaaTGCAAAATTAAGGACAAACATTTAGTCATATAGGCTACCACCgtaagaaccatttttggatATAGTGCATTCATAAAAACAACTCATTGAGGTAAAATATTAATTAACCAACTAATTATGGCTAACTTGCTTTCTCCTAGAAAACAACGTGACctaccctggggggggggggttcagctcCTTTATGAACAGTCTCAGCGTTACCGCCTGAAAGGCCATCGTTTTAATTAGAATGTTATTTAGCCTTTTTAGTGTATCAGCAGGTTCACAGTAACTCCAACGAGGACTTTGCACAATGTAGTGGttaaaaaatgacaaacaaaTTCAAGTGTGCATTGTTTCCAAGCTTTTCCAAGTTGACCCGAGTAGCGGGTGCCGACACAAGGCCCTCACGTTTCTGTTGGATCAGACTTCAGCGCAGGGGGACGCAGATGAAACTTCTCAGCTATAACTTCACCTCAATGCTTCTCCTGAGAGATGTGCTGCAGCGCTACTGCTGGTGAAGAGCCATTTGAAGCCCGTGATGTTGTCGCATCCGCAGATAACGACTGCCGGGAGGTATCCGAGCAGAACAGTATCACCCCCGCTGTGAGCCTGCTGTTTATCTTCACACGACGTCACACTGGGCTGCCTACAAAAATAAGTGCACTTCTGTGTGGTAGATATGGAAGGATTGCAAGTTCAATCAGTCACtcagttttgttttctttcgtCATCCCTTTCCGGTCCCATTTGGGGATCCTATTGAGCATTAAACCTACAGCTGCGAGAGCCAAGACCACGCCCAGACTGGGGGGGCCACAAGGGCTGAACTCCTGGgccagaccagagaggagaggggccAGGACTCGACCCACTGCTGTAACCGACTGCCCGGCTCCGATCAGAGTCCCACTGCCCTGGGCCCCTCCTCTGTGCAGCTCCATGTCTATGATGCATGTCCGTCCGATAGTGGTGGAAATGGCAAAGAAGGTGGAGCTGAGCACCACCTGCGACACACTGGGCGCGGTGGCGTACAGGAAAATGAGTGAACATGTGAGAACGGTGGAGTGGAGCATCAGAGCAGGCATGTTGTTCCCATACAGCCGGGTGATGGGCCCCACCAGGAAACCAGCCAGGGCCCCTAAGGTGCTGCTGTAGCTGATCAGATAGCCCGTCACCTTCGGTTTAAGTGAGAAACGCTCCTCCATCGCCAGAGAGAAGTTACTGTGGTAAAGAATGATCGCTATAGCCATCAGAAGACGCATGAGGAAGAGGTCCCACATGTCCGAGGAGGCCACCATGTAGATCTTGGAGCCCACTGAGGACAGCTGTCTCCAGGCAGGCTGGAGCAGGGACACCTCCCACCACCTGAGGTCACCTCGCTGCTGCCCTGGAGCTCTGGAGCCTGAGTCGGCCTCTGCTGCCGACACCGGGCGGTGACTGTTTGCGCCAGAGCCATTGGGAACCGACTTACTGCTTGTGTCGTTGCCGGAGTCCTTGTCCTCACGGTGAATTAACGTCTCGCTCCACGGTAGCATCCACACAAGCCCTGGGAGGACAAACATCGCCGTGTAAGATAAAGACTCCAAATACAGTAAATCAGTTATTTCCCTCTTCCATCCACCCACCTGCATTGGTGAGGAAGATGGCGGCACAGGTGAAGGCGGAAATATAAAAGCCGCCTTCGTGCTCCGTGAGGTGGCCGCCCACCATGGGACCCAGGATGAAGCCGACACTGGAGGCTGCGTTGAAGTGTCCCATGACCAGAGGGCGCTCGGACTCGGACACCAGGTCAGACAGCAGCGCTCTGCAGATGGACAGCGAGTGCTTGAACAGCCCTGGGGCAGAAAGCAGTCGACGCCCAGTGAGACGCCGGAGGGACCGATCTCACCTTTAGGATCAAGGTGGTGGCTTTGTGCAGATTATGAGGATGTTGGTACTTCACAGATATTCTCAGACCACTAGTCAAGATTTTATTCTACGCAAGAGCAAAGAAACAGAGTGGAACTAACGTTGGTGTCTTTTACAACTTGTAtgtgaaatgaaaatgaagtgtatatatattcatattaattcattgtttttattgtccCATTTAAACTTTTTCCCAATTTATTGAATGAAACTGTTTATTTCTAACTTAAAAATACATATTGGTGCATTCAGCAACAAAGCACGTCAGTAAAGAAAACATACAAGGTCAAATAAATATTTCCATCTGGATCTATTGCAAAGTTATTTGGAAAGAGACACTTGGTTTATAGCGATATCTGTCTAACAGACCATTTCCACAGCATGTTGATCTCATCGTGTCAAGTAGGAAAAGCAAAAAGGTTATTACTGATAACATAAACGATGATAAGCTAAATGGAATTCAGCCATCATCGATTGTATTATTTACGCCTGTGTTCTCCCCACTGAGACGTGACatgttaagtaaaaaaaaacatctgccaGGTCAGAGTGCTGGAAAAAGTTCTGGATTCAGAAAGTTATCATATAAAAAGgtatttaataaaagaataaagatcACAAAGCATATGTAGCTGTCCCAGCCGGCCACGTTTCAATGAGTCGACAGGCCCAAGGGCAGCTAAATACTGTTGACCGTCTATCATATTCACGCAAGAGGACAACACGTGACGTCTCACAACTCCTACGGTAGTGAAGGCATCCTTTCACTGGGCTTAGAGCCAATCATTGGTTAGTATGTTGGTCACATGCATAGATCCTTACATTTCACAGCATGCTATTGGCTAACCCCTACAGGAGGCGGGCTAATCTTATCAACTACACAACAATGCTACTCCCAATACTTCATATTCAGTCCTTCTCAATAAAAtcggcttcaaaataaaatgtctgcttCCGGTTAAAACAGCTGTTATGACAATCTCTAGAAACTCCCATTCTGACGCCGCCTCCCAAAgtcaatacatttcattcatactCGCGTCATGCCATAGTTATAATAAGCATAACACATCTTACAGTCAGTAGTacagaataatacaataatcaTACTTTCAATGACAATGACTATGTTTTCAAAATACATTCTTTAGAACATCCTTCATAATATCCTTTATTGATTATCCTAGCTTTcttttgtattaatttaaaaccatAGACTCTTATTTTCATGTgcaagtatacaggactgtctcagaaaattagaatattgtgataaagttctttattttctgtaatgcaattaaaaaaacaaaaatgtcatgcattctggattcattacaaatcaactgaaatattgcaagccttttattcttttaatattgctgattatggcttacagcttaagaaaactcaaata
This region includes:
- the slc9a2 gene encoding sodium/hydrogen exchanger 2 isoform X1 — protein: MEVSTARRTGLVLIVFACSSLLHGSRGENSPKPTGSVTLLPPIVPDDGPQAFPDAEKANMPVFTMDYPRIQIPFEITMWILLASFAKIGFHVYNKITVWVPESCLLITIGLIVGAIMHSVHEEPPAVLNSNVFFLYLLPPIVLDSAYFMPTRPLFENIGTVLWFAVVGTLWNSIGIGMSLFAICQIEAFGVQDINLQENLLFAAIISAVDPVAVLSVFEDVSVNEQLYIVVFGECLFNDAVTVTVCVSMSASWLCVCFQVLYNMFNFVAEMPVVEPVDVFLGVARFFVVGLGGMGFGILFGFTAAFTTRFTSRVREIEPLFIFMYSYLAYLVAELFSISSIMAIVTCALTMKYYVEENVSQRSCTTIRHVVKMLGSISETLIFFFLGVVTITTEHEWNWGYILFTLLFAFVWRGLGVLVLTQIINPFRTIPFNMKDQFGLAYGGLRGAISFALAFTLPENIGRKQLFITATIAVILFTVFLQGISIRPLIEFINVRRTNRNLDTINVEVHCRLMEHTMAGIEDLCGQWSHFYWKDKFMKFNNRILRKILIRDNRAESSIVALYKKLELQSAMEILDTVSGDISAAPSVVCLSEDKKGSAKPRKKFLAPDLKSMHEILSKNMYKIRQRTVAYTTKHALPNESQSREILIRRHASIRRSIRPGSFQSSTPSKSHKYFSLPAGKNLDSKFPPVRQSDTDDQETMSEAAYPSRHSRSVQPVRSSSSSRAMMPLRRLDTLTEVHSVDMVDESSGQDRGRPGRGTSRTNSASGDPQIPVRHRHGDNESGSADRSAEEEQRPSLAPPSWAVEPRDEAARNPLLRRPQWNSKV
- the mfsd9 gene encoding major facilitator superfamily domain-containing protein 9 isoform X2, with product MHLRGGLLGLVWREHDHTAADPSREEPRSEPHRGWCCRYGTVAGSTYGILQLFSSTVVGSWSDVVGRRYSLLTCLLLSAVGYGLLGMSTSITLFVLARIPVGLFKHSLSICRALLSDLVSESERPLVMGHFNAASSVGFILGPMVGGHLTEHEGGFYISAFTCAAIFLTNAGLVWMLPWSETLIHREDKDSGNDTSSKSVPNGSGANSHRPVSAAEADSGSRAPGQQRGDLRWWEVSLLQPAWRQLSSVGSKIYMVASSDMWDLFLMRLLMAIAIILYHSNFSLAMEERFSLKPKVTGYLISYSSTLGALAGFLVGPITRLYGNNMPALMLHSTVLTCSLIFLYATAPSVSQVVLSSTFFAISTTIGRTCIIDMELHRGGAQGSGTLIGAGQSVTAVGRVLAPLLSGLAQEFSPCGPPSLGVVLALAAVGLMLNRIPKWDRKGMTKENKTE
- the mfsd9 gene encoding major facilitator superfamily domain-containing protein 9 isoform X1 translates to MNFRLCCHTGRMNDHKCSPLFQKPRGRSRIIKCIYVVGFLDLFGVSMIIPLLTHHVKSLGASHTVAGVVGSTYGILQLFSSTVVGSWSDVVGRRYSLLTCLLLSAVGYGLLGMSTSITLFVLARIPVGLFKHSLSICRALLSDLVSESERPLVMGHFNAASSVGFILGPMVGGHLTEHEGGFYISAFTCAAIFLTNAGLVWMLPWSETLIHREDKDSGNDTSSKSVPNGSGANSHRPVSAAEADSGSRAPGQQRGDLRWWEVSLLQPAWRQLSSVGSKIYMVASSDMWDLFLMRLLMAIAIILYHSNFSLAMEERFSLKPKVTGYLISYSSTLGALAGFLVGPITRLYGNNMPALMLHSTVLTCSLIFLYATAPSVSQVVLSSTFFAISTTIGRTCIIDMELHRGGAQGSGTLIGAGQSVTAVGRVLAPLLSGLAQEFSPCGPPSLGVVLALAAVGLMLNRIPKWDRKGMTKENKTE
- the slc9a2 gene encoding sodium/hydrogen exchanger 2 isoform X2 codes for the protein MEVSTARRTGLVLIVFACSSLLHGSRGENSPKPTGSVTLLPPIVPDDGPQAFPDAEKANMPVFTMDYPRIQIPFEITMWILLASFAKIGFHVYNKITVWVPESCLLITIGLIVGAIMHSVHEEPPAVLNSNVFFLYLLPPIVLDSAYFMPTRPLFENIGTVLWFAVVGTLWNSIGIGMSLFAICQIEAFGVQDINLQENLLFAAIISAVDPVAVLSVFEDVSVNEQLYIVVFGECLFNDAVTVVLYNMFNFVAEMPVVEPVDVFLGVARFFVVGLGGMGFGILFGFTAAFTTRFTSRVREIEPLFIFMYSYLAYLVAELFSISSIMAIVTCALTMKYYVEENVSQRSCTTIRHVVKMLGSISETLIFFFLGVVTITTEHEWNWGYILFTLLFAFVWRGLGVLVLTQIINPFRTIPFNMKDQFGLAYGGLRGAISFALAFTLPENIGRKQLFITATIAVILFTVFLQGISIRPLIEFINVRRTNRNLDTINVEVHCRLMEHTMAGIEDLCGQWSHFYWKDKFMKFNNRILRKILIRDNRAESSIVALYKKLELQSAMEILDTVSGDISAAPSVVCLSEDKKGSAKPRKKFLAPDLKSMHEILSKNMYKIRQRTVAYTTKHALPNESQSREILIRRHASIRRSIRPGSFQSSTPSKSHKYFSLPAGKNLDSKFPPVRQSDTDDQETMSEAAYPSRHSRSVQPVRSSSSSRAMMPLRRLDTLTEVHSVDMVDESSGQDRGRPGRGTSRTNSASGDPQIPVRHRHGDNESGSADRSAEEEQRPSLAPPSWAVEPRDEAARNPLLRRPQWNSKV